GGGATGATCAATATGCATTGTTTCATCCCCCAAATAGAGAAGTCATTTCTGTGGCTAGAACCCTATCACCCAATTCCCAAACTATTGCACACTTTAGGGACAGGGCAACTGCTACaaacagataaaaaaaaataccGAACAGATTATTGCGTGTAATTCTAGGAAAATAAAAGCAAGCAATGTGTCCCTACCTATATTTATGGTGTGCTTTTAggacagattctacaaaatataaACACCAATACAAAAGGAAATGACATTCACCAACAACAAAAACAAGATTAAGTTTGTAGACAGGCAAATATAAGCCCAAGTGAACAAGCTATCGTATCCATGGGAGTATTAAATTCTTAATAGACTTAATTGGATGTGTTTTCAATTAGCTTTAACAAATcagtctaaaagaaaaaaaaaagcaaatgccAATTCTACACCTGAAAAAGAGGTTTGTAAAAAATGAGTCCAATTCAAGCTAAAAAAGAGTGCCCTAAAACCTTTGTGAATGCCGAAGCTTGAGACTCCATAAATATTTAGAGAAACCAAAAATGATGCTAAAATCTATGAACGAATAAACTTTTGATCTCAAAAGCCAAGTACGCACGACATCAGTGGTAAGCACTTGTAATTCCGTAAGTACAACAATAAAGTAGGCTAACTGCAGAGGCAAACTTACCTAAAATTTGTGTTTCTAAATTATTTACAGCAAATATTCTTCAAATGTAGCCAATCACACAAAATACATGCTGGGCAAAGCAGATAAAGCAAAGAGTTCTACAAACAGAAGTATGTTTGCAGGGGAGATAGACGACATTGACTATGAAAACCATACCTGTTGGCATGCACACAATGAAAAAAGCAAACCATCAGCCACACCTGGATCCACACCTTGATGAGCAGCTTGGCGAATAATCATTGTTTAAACAACTATCTTGTCCTGCAAATTGCCACTGACACAAAGACGCACACAAATAACAAAGTAACAGTATTAACTAAACAAAGTTCAAACTACAAGAACTCTCATGTGACATGATTGTGTCTCAAATTATTATTTCAAATTTCAATAAACTTTGACAAAGAGATGTCCAAATATACGATTTTTAACACTAATTCACTTATGTCACCTTTCAATATAAGATACTAATGCAACGTGTATGTCAATTAAGAAAAAgagtttagatattgtgcactagAAGGAAACACTTAAAAAGAAACATTCTAAAGGATACATGAACCAAACACAAAATGGTTAGTTCTTGATGGTTCTGACATTAATCCATGCCATTGTGATGTTATAACTGTTTATGGTGTCAAAAGAAATCGACTGCCAAAATCACCCAAGCAATACAAGCACCAAGAGTATAAATTCCGATGCTCAAAGTTCTCTGTTAAAATTTATGCAAAAGTAGGTTATGATGTTAGATATCTGGAAGGAAAGCCAAACTAGAAGTTTGTGATATTATCATATCCACAGCCATATCATCAATTTAACTTCCTGGACTAGATTTGGTGGAACAGGCATTCTAGTATCACCCTTCCTCTTGGATAAGTTTCATGTGTTATCTCTATATATCCTCGCATCCTAATGGAAGTATAAATCTTAAAATGGACCTCCAAGACATACACAATCTGCCTCCACCAGAAACAATTCACAATTTTTAACTTGTTAGATTTATCTGTCACAGAAGAGATATACACAGGCACATTGATGGACCAGCATGCGATAAGCAATTTCTGGAAAATATAGGGCCTGTAGATActccttcaagtggaaaaataaaaaaataaaactgagAACTCATTGATGTCTATCATTAACAATCCTGGAAGCTGAAGAGGTTGACTTGTTTGAATGATGTCTCATAGAATTTGGTTGACATACTCAATTGTGTTCTGCAATTGCGGATGATGGGGTCTGGAAGAGGTGATCATACATCAATCTACAAAATGCAGTGAAACATTCAAAAGAAAATAAGTGAAAAGAAATATGGAATTTTAACTGCCATTGTTATAACTAAGATGTGGATTATTTGGAAAATCAGAGAACCGAGAAAACCAAGAAAACACAGCAAATGCAGGCATTCTGGGTTTACAAACTAGTGACAAGTTGTCACACAAGATTATGCAGGAACGATATAAAACTCAGATGTATCAGTTGTTCTAGGAAATTATGCCCATATGCAGAATTCGAAAATAGCATACTATCTTTGCAAATACTTCAGCAAGAATGCAAAGAACAAGGAGAACCATAATATCATCATAGATGAATGGACGTGCTTGTTGACTGATTGACCTAATAGAAACTGCCATGCCACCAGTACAGTACCTTCAATGATGACACATCCTCTAAGAAAGTTTTTATCAAttgaaacaagaaagaagaatcacatcagcgCCAATAAGATTCAAGAGGATTAGTTACAAGAACTCTCTATGCACTTCCCTCACTTGAACCAATAGAACTACCTGCATCACCAACCATCTTTATTATGCTTAATACTTCGCAGGACTATTTGTTGATTTGGAGCTCATTTCATCCGACACATGTTCTTCCTCAAAATCCTTCCAAAACTGAAAAAACCCTTGATCATTTATGCTTGCATTAAAGCTAACAAAAAGTTAGCTAACAAATAGCTTGAGTAACCAGCACCAATATGATCTCCTTAAGCAGAATTTGAACAAACAACACTATTTACTGCCGTCATTTTACTCTGCCGAAGGCCACCAAGCCCTAACAGGGTCAAATCCATCTATCTTTTTACATCTATAGACTTTCATCAGTTTGAGGAAATGGCAACGCTGAAGTTCCAAGAAAGAAATTACCTCCCCATAAACAAATTCATTCATCCACAAGTTCATTGATCAAACAACGCTGTTGAAAAAGGAAACAAATCAGAAACAAATTGTACAACGGAATTAACGGAAGCACAAAAGCATATACAAAATGAATGGATGTGAATGAAGAACACAGTGTGATCCTACAAGACCTCAGCGCCCATTAACATGGCAAAGTGGGAAGTTAAACCAGAAAGGGAAAATTTGCACAGAGATTGTACCCACATAAGCATTGACTTGGCGAACGAAACCAGAGCGGCTCTTGGCGTTCACTCGGCCCACACCACCGCGACCGACGAGATCGTAGGCCTCGGAGAGGACGAAGCGGCAGCCGCCAAGTCGGGTAACGGAGCAAGGGCAGGAAACAGTGTTGGGCCTAACAAGATATATCACGGTGGCCATCCTCTCCACCCGCGTTCTTGGTGCCGTTAAACGAAAATGAACGGACCATGATTGATCAAGCGAGACCTAAGTCAACAAGATATGGAACGGCTGCCATCCTCTCTACCCTTGTTCTCGGTGCCGGTAAATGAAAATGAACGGTCCATGATTGATCAAGCGAGACCTAAGTCGGATGAGGATCGATTTCTTGTACCGAATTGTCAAGTAATGTTAACCGTGATATTAATGAGACAATTTAATTTGTACGTGACAGATGTCACGTAATCAGCGCCATGCAGAGTGGGCAAGCGTTATGTTTGATGATCATATAGGGGTAGATCAGTAGTCCATATTTCTAATTATTCGGATTGGGTTTGGATCGATTCAGATTGGGTCCGAGTCCGATCGGCTCACCTGGTGATTGCAATATGTGGCGAAAAGTCGAACAGGCCCTGTGCAGAAAAGGTGACCCTGATTCGGTAAAACTCACCAGGTGATACAGGCggaggagagagagaaaggagagaTCGTCTTGTTGGCGAGAGAGGGACGACAACGTGAGATAATTAATGATAATGAAAGAAATAAAGATAGCCCAAGTAATAATGTGAGAGTAAGTAGTAAGAACTGTTCCCCTATCTCTGTCGCATCTTCCGCGGCCGCCTCCTCTCTCTGTCTTCTTTCGCTTCCTTTTTCTTGTATTCTTATCTTTCTTTCTTCCGTAATAATTCGTGTTAAATTGGTATTGTTTTGAGCTGCTGTAGAGATTTGGAGGAGGTGTTGCAGAAGAGACGAAAGGGAGGAGGTCGACATGAAGAGGAGCAGAAGATTCCAGTCTTCTTGATGGCTTCGTCGCCTCCTGTCAAGCGCCGAGTCCACCGGGTCTCTGCCGCTTCGACTCGCGTCGGCGCCTCCAAAGCGCAAGCGGCCTTGGCTAAGATCATAGACATCATCTCCACCGTCACTGCTCCGCTTGCAGAGACCGAGGCCCCCCGCCATGGTTGCGATCGAGAGACCGCCCGCGGGACGCTGCCGCCGGCGAGAGAACACGGCTTCGGCGTCGATCTGAGGCTCAGGTTGGGCCCGCCGCCGGAGGTTGGAGGAGGATCGGCTGAGGGAGACGGCCCCACGGAGCAGAGCGACGTCGTGGACGACTCCGCGCCGGCGGACCCCGGGCGCGACGGGGAGAAGGAGGCCTCCGTTGCGGTCGCGCCTGCGTCGGCCGTGAAAGAGAACTCGTTGTCGCCCGCGGTGTCCGTTGCCGGCTGCGGCGGCGGCGCTTTAACTGCGGCGAAGAGCTCGGAGGGCGAGTGCGATCCGGATGAGGAGAACGGCGGAGAGAGCCACGAGGACACAGCAGCAGACGGCACCAAGGAGGCCGATTCCGCACCACAAAAAGAAACGAAGGGAACCGAAGGGGCGGACGGCGAGATTACCGCCACCATCGTCATCACCACGACCACAACCAGCAGCAGAAGAGGCCGCCGAAGCGATGGTTGCTTAGACTTGCTGCTGGAGGCGGTTCGGCAGGTCTCAGGCGGCCTCTTCGACGACGACGGGCCGGAGGCCAAGAAGGCCATGCCTGCTGCAGCTGGGGAGGAGATGGCACCCGCGCCGTCGGGGAGAACAAGGAGGTCCACCGGCGACGGCGGTGGGGGGAAGAAGCGGAGGGAGACGGACGAGTGGACGATCCCGTTCCATGTCTACCAGGAGGACACTGCGCCGATCGTGCGATCGAAGCGGGGAAGGAGCCAGGCGCTGCCGTCAAGGTACCGCGACTCCATCCTCGACCCGTGGAAGAAGTCGCCCGCCCTCACCCGCCACTCGACAGGGCGGCGCGGCCACGAGAGTGCACCTGCCGCCACCCGGTGACGTCACTGGAGCCGCACCAACGCTTTCGAGCAGACGCAGTCATGTCTTTCGTTTTCCTTTTTCCTCCCTTCCCTTACGTAATAATAATATGTTCGCTGTTTAATGGAGGAGAAAGGTAAACAGTAAGGTCGTACTCGTAATcatgagctgctgctgctgcaaagcCTCGTTGCAGTCACTAACTTCACATGATTTAGTGCCGCCGTTGTTTGTAACGTGCAGTCTATTTGTGGGGAACAACGCAGT
The window above is part of the Musa acuminata AAA Group cultivar baxijiao chromosome BXJ2-6, Cavendish_Baxijiao_AAA, whole genome shotgun sequence genome. Proteins encoded here:
- the LOC135614999 gene encoding uncharacterized protein LOC135614999, with the translated sequence MASSPPVKRRVHRVSAASTRVGASKAQAALAKIIDIISTVTAPLAETEAPRHGCDRETARGTLPPAREHGFGVDLRLRLGPPPEVGGGSAEGDGPTEQSDVVDDSAPADPGRDGEKEASVAVAPASAVKENSLSPAVSVAGCGGGALTAAKSSEGECDPDEENGGESHEDTAADGTKEADSAPQKETKGTEGADGEITATIVITTTTTSSRRGRRSDGCLDLLLEAVRQVSGGLFDDDGPEAKKAMPAAAGEEMAPAPSGRTRRSTGDGGGGKKRRETDEWTIPFHVYQEDTAPIVRSKRGRSQALPSRYRDSILDPWKKSPALTRHSTGRRGHESAPAATR